AGAATTTTTCGCAAATCCAGTAAAACTTCAAGAGAATAAACTTTATCATATAGAAAATTACGGATCAGCAATGACTCCATTTTATACGGTTTTATCTATTTGGGTTGGATCATTATTAATGTCATCATTATTAACTACTAAGGTAGAAGATGAAGAAAATAAATATAAACCATATCAAAAATATTTTGGTAGAGGATTATTGTTTGTAATAATTTCTTTATTCCAGACATTAATTATAACTTTAGGTGATATGTATGTTCTAGGTACACAGGCGACATCACCATTTAGATTTGTTATATTTGCATTATTAATATCTTTACTATTCTCATCAATTATTTATACAATAGTATGTATATTAGGAAATGTAGGGAAAGCAGTTTGTATTGTATTATTAGTACTGCAATTAGGAAGTTCAGGAGGAACATTCCCAATTCAAATGACCTCAGAATTCTTCCAAACATTATATCCGAAAGTACCGTTCACATATTCAATAGGATTACTTCGTGAAGCGGTGGGTGGTGTATATGCTCCAGCTGTGCACCGTGACATAAAAATATTATTTATCTATCTAATTATCGTTCTTGTAGGTGGAGCGATTCTAGTTAGTCTAAAAGCACGTTCAGCTAAGTTAAGTAGAGAAAGAGAACGTTCTAAGTTATTCTTATAGAAAATAATTTACAGTAGAGATTAAGTAGTTACAATATAATGTAGTTTTGTAATATTACTTAATCTCTACTTTTTTCATAGGAAATGAAAAATAGTGTTTTTTGTGATATAATTAAAGGATAAAACCTTAAAATATAGAGGATAGATTATGGTTAGAACATTAGATAGAACAAAAGATATCTTTTTAGATACAATGCTTTTGGGAAATGAAATTTTAATAAAAAAAATAAAAACAACAAATAAAACGAAAATTACTGTAGTCTTAGCCGCTTATAGAAGTGTAAAAAGATTACAGGAAATAATTAATGATTTATTTAATCAAAGCTTCCAAGATTTTGAAGTGATAGTAGTCGATGATCTTTCTAGTTCAGAAATAGAAGAAGCGGCTGCTGTAGTCGACAGTAGTAAAATAAATTATATAAAAAAACAACTAGGCTCTAATTCATCAGCGAAAAACTGTGCATTAGATTATGCTAAAGGAGAATATGTAGTTTTTGTAGAAGAAAACTCTAAATTAAAACAAAATTACTTAGAGACTTTATATAATGAGATTTCTATAAATAATCTTGATATTGCTATGTTAACTAGAAATGGATATCCTAGTATATTAGATGAAAAAATTTCATCTGGTCAAGAATATTTAGTAGAAGAAATAAAAAGATTAAAAAGTGATTTAAACTATAATATTACTGCTTGCATGTTTAAAAGAAAGTTTTTAGATATCTATAATTTAAGATTTCAAGAAGACATGTTAGCTTTAGAGAACTTATATTTCAAACTAAAAACTTTTGACATAGCAGGAAAGGTTAGTCAAATTAGAAAAGTTGGATATAAGGACTTATTAGAAAAAAAATCAGTGAGAAACAATGCAATGATAGACGCTTCTACTAGAAGAATAATGATTGCAGTAAATAAAATAGAAGAGTTTAAACAAAACAAAAAATATGAAGAAAGTTTAAATCTTCTATGCGGATACTTACTTTTTGATGTGTTAAGAATGCATGAAAATATGTCCGAGGAAATAGAAATTTTAGAATTGATAAAATCAAGAAAAAATTATTTTGAAAGTGATACATTTGTTAACAAAACAATGATAGCAATGTCTCCGATTATGTTTGCTAATCATCTTAATAGAAAGGATAGGAGATAAATATGAGGCGAATACTTCATAATGTATTTTCATATGCGTTTATAGCGCTTTTCACAGTTGCTTTAACTTGGGCTTATGTAGCACCGTTTGTATATGAACGAATATTGAATCCACTTGCGCTACTCTTAGGAGTTCCTGTTGTATTCATATTATTTATTTATGCAGTAAAAAAAATTCTAGCAACTGATGAAGTAGGATTAAAAAAATATAATAGAATTATAATATTAGTATACTTAGTATTTCAGGCAATAATATTATCGATGGATACCTTAAATTTTTCAGACGGTGCAGAGATAGAAAATGAAGCACACTATATGTTAAACTATGGAAAGTTTTCTGGAGAAAGATACTTCTTAGTTTATCCTAATAATATTACACCTACTATTATTCTTTATTGGATATATCGTATAGCAGCATTTCTACATATTTCTGAAGTTTGGATGTTGCATATATTCTGTTTCTTAGTAACAACAGCTACTATATTCTTAACATATAAAACAGCTGGAAAATTATTAACAAAACAAAAACAAACAATAATTCTTGGCTTAATGATTTTATACATACCATTTCAAATGTACAGTTTATTCTACTATTCTGATACTTTGATGGTAATTATGGTAGCTTTAATAATATATGTTCTTATTCCATCAGATGGGAGTTTTATCTTTAGAACCAAGCATATTGTCGCTGTAGCGATATTGGTAGCATTTGCTTGGAATCTTAGATCTAACATTATTATTATCTTACCAGCATTAATTGTGTACTTACTATTTTTCAAATGGTACAAAAATTTAGTATTATTACTAGTAACCTTTGGAATTGCATTTGTTTTCTTTGGAAAAGGATTCGATATGCTTTGGGCACACTATGGATTCTGGAAAGATGATGGTTATAGATTTCCTATGTTACACTGGGTAATGATGGGAATGAGTATTCAAGGTGGAAGTTATAACTGGCAGGATTTCCAATTTACATATCTTAGTCAAAATAAAATGACAGATGATTTAGGTTTATTCTTTAATAGGCTAACTCATAGACCGATTTTCCTTAATCTTCTTATGGTAGTATTAAAAATAAGAGGTAATTGGAGTGATGGTACGATAAATTATACGAATGGTACACGTGCATTACGAGATGGTGATGGATTCTTATGGCAACTCTTCTATGGAAGTGACAATAGCTTCTTTATCTATATTTCTCAAATGATGTATGTAGTAATCTTATTCGGAATGGTTTATTACATTTATAAACGTAGAAAAGAGTATATAACATCTTGTTTCTTATTCCAAATTATTATTTTTGGAGTATTCATGTTCCATTTAATTTGGGAAGCAAAACCTAGATATGTATATGCATGGATGCCAATAATCTTTATTTTAGGAGCCAAAGGTTTAATTTTATTTGCTGAAAGATATGAGACTATAATATTTGATAAATACAAGAAAAAACTTTATATTGCTTTTGGAATAGTTTTTGCACTTCAAGTAGGTAGTGATAGTTTCTTAAGACCATCATATTCAATGAACTTAGACTATGACTCACGTGTAATTAATGGTATTAGTATATATGCAACAGATAATTATCTGCGTGATGGAATAGTTAGAGTTAATAAAGATACTGAAGTAGAACAAACGTTTAAAGCGAATCGAAGTTTTAATTATGTTCGTGGTTATATTTCATCATACGATGAGAAAAATAATTCAAAATATAAAGTAGAAATTATCGATAAAAAAGATAATAAAGTTGTAAGAGAACATGAATTTGTATATCGTGAATTGTATTGGGAAATTCCTTTACAAACTTACACTTTACGTTGGTATTTTGATGATCTTCCTGCAGGAGATTACAGTGTGAAATTCTCACAAATAGAAAGTGATAATAATGGTAGCATAGTAATTTCAAGTGTACCGAATGAGATGGTAGATATGTATGAAGCAGGGAAATTATATATTAATGGAGCAGATCAAAATAAAAAAGATCTATCACTACAAATAGGTCATAGATACCAAAAACTTTGGTGGTATTAATAATAATAGAGAACTCTTAAATTAATAATGGGGCTTATCTTCGGATAGGTCCTTTTTATTTTGTGTATTTTAATTCAAGTTTAGTTATAGTATAAGGTTAACATAAAGTATCTAATATATAATATAATTATAACAAATCTAAATTATAGGGGTTTGTTAAGAATAAAAGGACTGATCTAAAAGTCCTAAGCGGGGGTGCAAAATCGATTTCTCTGGAATCATGATTTTTAAGTCGCTCCTTATAACTCCATATAATATAGAAACCTTAATAAGTGTAAACGATTTATTGTCAAAGAAGGTAAAACTATGTTATAATAAAATTACAACATAAAAGGAGCAAATAACTATGGTAAATATTTATGATAAAGCAAATGAATTTGAAAGAGCATTAAGAGAATCTGATGAATACAAAGCATCATTAGCGGCATCTGAAGGATTATATTCTGATGAAGAAGCTAATGAACTTTACACACAATTCGTATTAAAACAAAAAGATTTAATGGAAGCAGCTCAATCAGGAAATGAGCCTTCAGAAGAAGATTTAACAGCATTAGAAGAAATCCAACAAAAATTAATGGAAAATGCTAAATTTTTAGATTTTGTACAAGCTCAACAAAAACTTCAATTTTTAATCGAAGATTTAAATAAAGTAATGTACAAACCATTAGATGAACTTTTTGAAAAATATGGAAACAAATAAAATAGAAGAAAAATAGTAAATCACGGTGTTAGAATGATTCTAACACCGTGATTTTTATATACACATTTAATTTTTATTTATCTTTATTTTCCTCAACATAATCTATTAATTCTAATGTTAGATCATATCTTAAAAATGGTGTGATTAAGTAAATTCCCTTGAAGTGTTTTAAAGCAACATCAAGTAGTTTTTTACTTTCTTCTAAAGCAACTTTTTGGCAAAGTTCTTTATCATCTTTTACTTCTTCTAACTTAGCTAAGAATTCTTCTGATAATTTAATTCCAGGTACCTCATTGTGTAGGAAGACAGCGTTGTTGTAGCTAGTAATTGGCATAATACCAACGAAGAATGGTGTATCTGGATAATCAGCGGCAAGTTCTGCTAATTGTTCAATTTTTTCAGCTTCAAAGACAGGTTGCGTAATAAAGTAGTCAGTACCTGCTTTTATTTTTTTCTCAACTAAACGTTTTGTTTTACTTAGGTCACGAACATTTGGATTATAAGCAGCGGCTACTGTAAAGTTTGTAGTCTTTTTCAGTGAAGCTCCGTTATATCCAAGTCCTTCATTAAGTTGTTTAATAAAAGGAATTAATTTAAGACTAGTCATATCATAGACACTAGTAGCCCCTGGGAAATCACCAAGTTTACTTGGATCTCCAGTAAGAGCAAGGACGTTATTAATTCCAAGAAGATCAAATCCCATTAAACGAGATTGTAGTCCGATAAGATTATGATCACGACATGTTAAATGAAGTAGTGTAGGGGTAGTAATATGTTCTTTAAGTAAAGTTGCAGCAGACAAGTTACAAATACGAGTACTAGCAAGAGAATTATCTGCTAGTGTAATAGCTTCAATGTTTTTCTTGTCTATTGCTTTAGCCCCTTCAATAAATTTATCAACATTTAAATGTTTTGGTGGATCTAATTCGGCAATTATAGTTACTTGTTTTTTGACTTTATCAACAATTGTTGGTTTATTATTTGCTACTCTGACTAGTTCTTCTTCTGCAGGTAGCGGTGTTATTACTTTTCTTTTAACTGGTTTAAGACCTTTTATTCCTTTTTTAATAGCACGAATATGTTCTGGAGTAGTACCACAGCATCCACCGATTAATCTTACACCTTCTTCAACAAGAAGTTTAGCACTCTGTTCAAAGTAAGATGAATTTTTTCTGAAACGATATTCATTACCATTAATTGTTTGTGTCAGTTGTAATAAACTGGCATTAGGATAAGCAGATAGGTAACTTTGTGCAAATAAAGGTACTTGCTTTAAACTTTTAATCATATGATAAGGACCTAGATGACAGTTTAAACCAACGATATCAGCACCTAGATTAACAAGTGCACTTAAAGCATCAGTTACTTTTTCTCCGTTTTGAGTAATACCTGCTTCTAATAATGAAATATTAGTGATAATAGGTAAGTCAGTTATTTTTCTTGCTTCAGTTAATACAGCGCGAATTTCTTCTTGATCATAATAAGTTTCAAATAGCAACGCATCTATTTTATTTGTTGATAGTAGAACTTTTACTTGATCAATTGTTTCTTTTACAATAGTTTCTAATGAAAGTTCACATTCACGAAGACCTCGAATAGCTCCGATTGTTCCGAAAACAATAGTATCTTCTCCAGCAGCCTTGCGTGCTATTTCAGCAGCACGAATGTTAATTTCTTCGAATTTATCGTCATAGCCATACGTCTTAAGTTGGCATTTTTTTGCCGCATAAGTGTTTGTTTGAATTATATCCGCTCCAGCTTCGATATAAGCTTTATGAATTTTCTCCACAGAATCTGGATTAGAGATATTATTATATTCATGACAACTTTCCAATCCATTACTATAGAGAGCTGTACCCATAGCTCCATCAGCTACGAGTACATTTTGTTCTAATCTCTCTAATAAATTTCTCATATGAACCTCCTATTTAGCGGCAAGTTCATTTCTGATTTCTTTAGTAACTTCAACTAAAACTTCTAAAGCTTCGATAGTTTCTTTTTCAGCACGTGTTTTTAATCCACAGTCAGGGTTAATCCAGAATTGTTCTGTAGATAGTTTTTGTAGTGGACGTAAGATGTTAGTACGTACTTCTTCTTTTGTTGGTACACGAGGAGAGTGGATATCGTAAACTCCAAGACCGATACCTAATGGGTAGATTGCAGTCTCGAAAGCAGAGATTAATTCTCCGTGACTTCTACTAGTTTCGATAGAAATAACGTCAGCATCTAATGCACGGATAGAATCGATAATTTCATCGAAGTTAGAATAACACATGTGTGTGTGGATTTGTGTATCATCTTGAACTGATGAAGTAGCTAAACGGAATGAGAATACTGCTTCTTCAAGATATTTTTCTTTTTTACTGTCTCTTAGAGGTAATCCTTCACGGATAGCTGGTTCATCAACTTGGATAATTGTAATTCCAGCTTTTTCTAAAAGTTCAATTTCATTTTTAAGTGCGATAGCGATTTGGTTGAAAATTTCTGCTTTAGAAATATCAGTTCTTTCGAATGACCAGTTTAGAATTGTAACTGGTCCAGTTAACATACCTTTAACAGGACGATTAGTTAAGCTTTGTGCATAAGCAGTTTCTTTAACTGTTACAGCTTCAACGTGTTTTACATCTCCGTAGATGATTGGTGGTTTAACCCCACGAGAACCGTATGATTGAACCCAACCGAATTTAGTTGATGCGAATCCAGCGAAACGTTGACCGAAGAATTCAACCATGTCTGTACGTTCAAATTCACCGTGAACTAATACATCGATATCAAGGTCTTCTTGAATTTTAATCCAACGAGCGATTTCCTCTTCGATGAATTTTTCATAAGCTTCATTAGATAATTCACCTTTTTTCCATAGTGCACGTTGTAAACGTACTTGTTTAGATTGAGGGAATGATCCGATTGTAGTAGTTGGTAATAATGGTAAATTATATTTTTTGTTTTGAATTTCACGACGAACTTTGTAGTCAGATGGACGAGTTGAACGAACATTTTCACTTGATTCTAATTCAAGATTTCTGAAGTCAGCATTTTGTAATTTGTTGAAGTCTTCTACGTGTTTTTGGTACGCAGCTTCTTCTTTGCCATCTAGTTTGTTAGCTAGTAAGTTAAGTTCTTCTAATTTTTGATCAGCGAATGCTAAACCATTAAGTAAAGTTTCTTCTAATTCAGTTTCATTTTTAGTTGTTACTGGTACGTGTAGTAATGAACAAGATGGTTGGATTACTAATTCAGCAACATTAGCTTTGATTTCCTCTAATAATGCAGAACTATCTTCGAAATCGTTGCTCCATACGTTACGTCCATCGACAACACCTGCGAATACTTCTTTATCTTTGAATAGACCAGCTTTTACATTAGCTAAGTTTTCTTCTCTACCGTGAACGAAGTCTAATCCGAATGCTACAGGTAAATCAGCAAGTTTTTCAGCTTCTACTAAAGCTTCGAAGTAAGTTTGGAAGATGAATTTAGCATCTACTTCGTTGTTGAAGTGGTTGTACACTTTGTGAGCTAATTCTACATAGTTTTTACCTTCATCAGTAACGAAAATTGGCTCATCTACTTGGATGTAAGAAGCACCAGCTTCAGCTAATTCTTTGAATACCTGAGTGTATAATGGTAATAATTTATCTACAGCTTTTTCAAATTCACCTTCAGCAAGACCGCTCGATAAAGCTACGTATGTGATTGGACCTGTGATAACTGGTTTAGCTTTATCTCCTACGATTTCTTTAGCTTCTTTGTATAAGTCTAATAGACGAGTGTTGTTTAATTTAGGGTTAACATTTTCCCATTCCGGTACGATGTAGTGGTAGTTAGTGTTAAACCATTTTTTAAGTGCAGATGCAACGTTATCTTTGTTACCACGAGCGATATCGAAGAATAAGTCTACATCAACTTCTCTTCCTTCAAAACGTTGTGGAATAACGTTGAATTGTACAGATAAATCTAAAATGTGGTCATATAGTGAGAAATCACCAACTGGGATGAAATCTAAACCAGCATTGAATTGTTTTTCGATATAAAGACGACGAAGTTTTCCTGCTTCTTCAAGTAATTCGTTTTGACGAACTGTACGAGCCCAATATCCTTCAATTAATTTTTTCCATTCTCTTTTTTCCCCTAAACGTGGGTATCCTAAACTTGAAATTTTTGTCATTATTTCTTTCCTCCTGAAATTTTCTCTTTTTTGTATATTGAATTATAAAAATAAAAACGCCCTTAAACAATATTAAAAATATTGTCTAAGGACGTGCGTTTCATACGTGGTACCACCTTATTTTATGGAAAATCTAAAATTGTGAATTGAATTTTTTAGTTTTCCACCTCATTAAAATTTTAACGCTATTTTATGCGTAATTATCTAACTACTGCTCGATAATTAAAACTCAAAGACCATCTTCAAAAAAATTCATTAATCTCTTTTCAGCTACCGAGATTCTCTGGTTTAACTCCTTTTTTCTACTCATCTTATCAATGTTATACTATATTAATTTATAAAAATAATTTTTACTCAGTCTTAAATACGACAAAAGGGTAGTAACACAAGGGACGAAATGACCGTGTTACCACCCAATTTTATAATCTTAAAATAAATTTAATCTTACCTCAATGATTATTAACGGTAATCAACCGGAACTAACTCATTAATAGTCATTAGTTCAGCTCTGTGACCATTTACAATACACCCAAATCCTTTTTTTCACCAACCAAAAGGTCTCTAATAAATAAGTAATATCGCTCTTCACTTCTTCGCTTTTAAAACTGTTAAAGAAATATTAACATAAGATTTTTTCTTTGTCAACACTTTTTATTAAAAAAATTAAAAACTTTTTTCGAAATTGTCAGAAATCTAAGATAGACCATATATATTAATATATTTTAAAGATAATATTTTAATAATAACTATTTAAGAAATATTTTAACTTTTACTAATAGTTAGTTAATATCTATAAGGTATACTGTATTCATCAAACAAAAAGTTTTGATAATAAAGTATTAAGGCAAGAGGAGAGAAATACAAATGAAAAACAACTTTATTAAATCAGAAAATTTTACGAAATGGGCAATAAGAAAAGTTAGTGTTGGAGTAGTATCAGCAGCAATTGCAAGTGGTATTTTTGTAATTGTAGGAGGTGGAGAAGCTCACGCAAGTGATTTACAAGATAAAGCTCCTGTAGTTCAAAATGATAATAAACAAACTGATACAGCTGTTGAATCTAAAGCAATTGAAAACAAAGAAAATACTGTAGAAAAAGAAACAAAACCAGTTGAAGCAAAAGATGTTGTAAGTGCTGAAAAGCAATCTGAAGTAAAAGCAGAAAAAGAAGTGAGTGTTGACTCTAAAGAAGCTGATGTGAATAATTTAATAAAACAGGCAAAAGATGTAGCAGAACCACAAACAACTCCAGTTGAAGTTAAAAAAGCAGTAATGGATAATACAAAAGATACAGTCGATGTACCAGCTAAATATTTAGATAAAGCAAACTTCCCAGGGCCATTCACAGCGGGAGTTAACCAAGTAATTCCTTACGAATTCTTCGGTGGAGATGGAATGTTAACAAGATTAATCTTGAAATCATCAGACAAAGCACCATGGTCAGACAACGGATCAGCGAAAAATCCAGCGTTATTACCATTAGAAAAACTAGGAAAAGGATTATACTTCTATGAAGTAGACCTAGAAGGAACAAAAGGAAAATCAGATAAAGAATTATTAGACTTATTAAAAGCAAATGGAACACAAAGTTACAAAGCAACAATCAAAGTATACGGTGAAAAAGACGGGAAAGCAGATTTAACAAACGTAGTAGCAACAAAAGATGTAAATGTAAATCTAAATGGATTAACAACTGTCAACGAAGTTAAAAAAGCAGTAATGGACAATACAAAAGATACAGTAGATGTACCAGCTAAATATTTAGATAAAGCGAACTTCCCAGGGCCATTCACAGCGGGAGTTAACCAAGTAATTCCTTACGAATTCTTCGGTGGAGATGGAATGTTAACAAGATTAATCTTGAAATCATCAGACAAAGCACCATGGTCAGACAACGGATCAGCGAAAAATCCAGCATTATTACCATTAGAAAAATTAGGAAAAGGATTATACTTCTATGAAGTAGACCTAGAAGGAACAAAAGGAAAATCAGATAAAGAATTATTAGACTTATTAAAAGCAAATGGAACACAAAGTTACAAAGCAACAATCAAAGTGTACGGTGAAAAAGACGGAAAAGCGGATTTAACAAACGTAGTAGCAACAAAAGAAGTGACTGTAAATCTACATAAAGAAACTATGCAAATGGATATGAAACCAGGTGAAGATATGATGCAAAATAATACAGCTACTGGTTCAATGGATTCAAATGTAAGTGGAAAAATAATGAATATGAGTAAATCTGACAATATGTCTATGAAATCTAGTATGAATAAAGATATGATGCAAGATAATATGACTATGGATTCTCATATGAATAAAGATATGATGCAAGATAATATGACTATGAATACTCATATGAGTAATGGCATGATGAAAAAAGGTATGCTACCAAAAACAAGTGCGGCACCTGAAGGAACAATGAGTTCAACAAATTCATCAAATACTGGAATACTAGCATTAGTCATCGCAAGCTTCTTAGGTCTATTAGGATTCAGAAGAAAAAATAATTAATAAATAAAATAAACTTGTAGATTTTATCGAAATAGTGCTATACTTTTATTGTATAGTACTATTTTGATAAGAGGAGTTAAATATGGTTAATAAAATTTTATTAGTAGATGATGAAATAGAAATAACGGAGATAAATAAACGATATTTAGAGCAAGGTGGATATGATGTTGATATCGCTAATGATGGTAAAGAAGCTTTAGAGAAATACAAGAAAAATAAATATTCTTTAATAATTACTGATATAATGATGCCAAATATGGATGGTTATGATTTAATTAGCGAAGTACAGTATTTAGATTCTGAGTAACCATTTTTATTTATAACAGCGAAAACAACAGAACCAGATAAAATTTACGCTTTAAGTTTGGGGGCGGATGACTATATAGTAAAACCATTTAGTCCAAGAGAATTAGTTTTAAGAGTTAGAAATATACTACGTAGAATTGAAAAAAATAGTAGTGAAAATATTTCAACTTTAGGTGATTTAAAAATTAACTATAATAGTAGAATTGCTATGGTAAATGATAGACAATTAGAACTGACCGTGAAATCTTTTGAATTATTATGGTTACTAGCTAATAATCCAGAGCATGTTTTTTCTAAGACAGAATTGTATGAAAAAATTTGGCAAGATGAATATGTAGAAGATGCAAACACGCTAAATGTGCATATACACTCATTAAGAAGAATCTTAACAAAATATTCAACAGAAAAAACACCGAGTATAAAAACGGTATGGGGTCTAGGATACAAAATGGAAAAACAAGTTTAAAAATGGAAAGGAAATATAGTATGAAATTAAGAGATTATATTATTGTTGGATATATTTTATCATTTTTAATAACTATTATGGCTGTTTTTTGGGCTTCAAATTTAATGTTAATTGAAAAAAAAGATACATATTTTATAGTTGTGATTACAATAATTGCAGGACTAATTGGAGCTACAATTAGTATTATATTACTAAAAGGTGTATTTAAGTCATTACGTGTACTAAAAAGACAAACGATTAGTATAAGTGAGAAAAATTTTGATATTAGCAATACTGTAGAAGGTCCTACTGAGTTTAGAGAATTATCGTTATCATTCAATGAAATGGCAAAACATTTAAAAGAAAGTTTTGAGTCATTAGAAGAAAGTGAAAAAGAAAAATCTCTTATGATAGCCCAGTTATCTCATGATATAAAAACTCCTATAACTTCAATTCAATCAACTGCAGAAGGAATGTTAGACGGAATAATAAAAGAAGAAGAATTTAAATATTATCTAGAAACGATTTGCCGACAAACAACAAGATTGAATAAACTTGTTGAAGAATTAAATTATTTAACATTAAGTGTAAAAGATACTAGTGAAGATGATAAAAATGAAACCATATTTTTAGATAAATTATTGATTGACTGTATGTCAGAGTTTAAGTTGCGAGCAGAAAAAGAAAAAAGAGATATCTATATTAAAGTTATTCCTGAGAATGCCAAAATAGTAAGTAATTACAATAAAATGCAAAGAATTATCGTGAATTTAATAGGTAATGCATTTAAATATTCACCAAGTGGGACAAAAATAGAAATAGTAACTGAAATAAAAAATCAAGAATTATCTATTTCTATAATTGATGAAGGTTGCGGTATAAAAGAAGAAGATATTGATAATATTTTCAAAAGATTATATCGTGTTGAAGCATCAAGAAATTTGAAAACTGGTGGTTATGGCTTAGGTTTGGCAATAGCGAAGCAATTAGCCTTACAAATTAATGGAGACATATTAGTAGAAAGTGAGTATGGAAAGGGTAGTAAATTTACCTTGAAAATTAATTGCTAATACACTGAGTATATAAGGAAATCTTAGAATCAGATTTATTATTTTGAAAGAATAATTGGAATTAGATTTTTAGGAATTTTCAATATAAAAACATACAAATTTTTTAAATTTTGACAAAATAAATTTTTCACGGTATAATGAAAAAAAATCTACTGAGGAAAATAAATATGGCAAAATCGAAGTATATTACGCGCCTTAAACGTTCTGAAGGACAACTTAGAGGGATTCAAAAAATGATAGAAGACGAGAGAGATTGCATTGATATAA
This is a stretch of genomic DNA from Gemella haemolysans. It encodes these proteins:
- a CDS encoding glycosyltransferase family 2 protein, translated to MVRTLDRTKDIFLDTMLLGNEILIKKIKTTNKTKITVVLAAYRSVKRLQEIINDLFNQSFQDFEVIVVDDLSSSEIEEAAAVVDSSKINYIKKQLGSNSSAKNCALDYAKGEYVVFVEENSKLKQNYLETLYNEISINNLDIAMLTRNGYPSILDEKISSGQEYLVEEIKRLKSDLNYNITACMFKRKFLDIYNLRFQEDMLALENLYFKLKTFDIAGKVSQIRKVGYKDLLEKKSVRNNAMIDASTRRIMIAVNKIEEFKQNKKYEESLNLLCGYLLFDVLRMHENMSEEIEILELIKSRKNYFESDTFVNKTMIAMSPIMFANHLNRKDRR
- a CDS encoding glycosyltransferase family 39 protein, translated to MRRILHNVFSYAFIALFTVALTWAYVAPFVYERILNPLALLLGVPVVFILFIYAVKKILATDEVGLKKYNRIIILVYLVFQAIILSMDTLNFSDGAEIENEAHYMLNYGKFSGERYFLVYPNNITPTIILYWIYRIAAFLHISEVWMLHIFCFLVTTATIFLTYKTAGKLLTKQKQTIILGLMILYIPFQMYSLFYYSDTLMVIMVALIIYVLIPSDGSFIFRTKHIVAVAILVAFAWNLRSNIIIILPALIVYLLFFKWYKNLVLLLVTFGIAFVFFGKGFDMLWAHYGFWKDDGYRFPMLHWVMMGMSIQGGSYNWQDFQFTYLSQNKMTDDLGLFFNRLTHRPIFLNLLMVVLKIRGNWSDGTINYTNGTRALRDGDGFLWQLFYGSDNSFFIYISQMMYVVILFGMVYYIYKRRKEYITSCFLFQIIIFGVFMFHLIWEAKPRYVYAWMPIIFILGAKGLILFAERYETIIFDKYKKKLYIAFGIVFALQVGSDSFLRPSYSMNLDYDSRVINGISIYATDNYLRDGIVRVNKDTEVEQTFKANRSFNYVRGYISSYDEKNNSKYKVEIIDKKDNKVVREHEFVYRELYWEIPLQTYTLRWYFDDLPAGDYSVKFSQIESDNNGSIVISSVPNEMVDMYEAGKLYINGADQNKKDLSLQIGHRYQKLWWY
- a CDS encoding YlbF family regulator gives rise to the protein MVNIYDKANEFERALRESDEYKASLAASEGLYSDEEANELYTQFVLKQKDLMEAAQSGNEPSEEDLTALEEIQQKLMENAKFLDFVQAQQKLQFLIEDLNKVMYKPLDELFEKYGNK
- a CDS encoding bifunctional homocysteine S-methyltransferase/methylenetetrahydrofolate reductase, which gives rise to MRNLLERLEQNVLVADGAMGTALYSNGLESCHEYNNISNPDSVEKIHKAYIEAGADIIQTNTYAAKKCQLKTYGYDDKFEEINIRAAEIARKAAGEDTIVFGTIGAIRGLRECELSLETIVKETIDQVKVLLSTNKIDALLFETYYDQEEIRAVLTEARKITDLPIITNISLLEAGITQNGEKVTDALSALVNLGADIVGLNCHLGPYHMIKSLKQVPLFAQSYLSAYPNASLLQLTQTINGNEYRFRKNSSYFEQSAKLLVEEGVRLIGGCCGTTPEHIRAIKKGIKGLKPVKRKVITPLPAEEELVRVANNKPTIVDKVKKQVTIIAELDPPKHLNVDKFIEGAKAIDKKNIEAITLADNSLASTRICNLSAATLLKEHITTPTLLHLTCRDHNLIGLQSRLMGFDLLGINNVLALTGDPSKLGDFPGATSVYDMTSLKLIPFIKQLNEGLGYNGASLKKTTNFTVAAAYNPNVRDLSKTKRLVEKKIKAGTDYFITQPVFEAEKIEQLAELAADYPDTPFFVGIMPITSYNNAVFLHNEVPGIKLSEEFLAKLEEVKDDKELCQKVALEESKKLLDVALKHFKGIYLITPFLRYDLTLELIDYVEENKDK